A genome region from Akkermansiaceae bacterium includes the following:
- a CDS encoding Bro-N domain-containing protein, which produces MSQISLFEEKQVRRAWNAEQEKWLFAIVDVVAILSNSSNPQTYWRVMKKRLLDEGNETVTDCNGLKMTAADGKQRMTDVADTEQLLRLIQSIPSPKAEPFKRWLAKVGYERLEEIENPELAAKRTREIYELKGYSEEWIEKRLRGIAVRDELTDEWKKRGVKQGKEFAILTAEISKATFGMTPSEYKEFKALSNPKENLRDHMTDLELIFTMLGEASTTEIAKKRNALGFPENKKAAEDGGSVAGKARKDLEKQSGKRISTRENFKEPPESRNRIPKS; this is translated from the coding sequence ATGTCTCAAATCTCACTCTTCGAGGAAAAGCAAGTCCGCCGCGCCTGGAATGCGGAGCAGGAGAAATGGCTGTTCGCCATTGTCGATGTCGTAGCCATTCTGAGCAACAGCTCCAACCCACAAACCTACTGGCGCGTTATGAAAAAGCGCCTCTTGGATGAGGGAAATGAAACCGTTACAGATTGTAACGGTTTGAAAATGACCGCCGCCGACGGCAAACAGCGCATGACCGATGTCGCCGATACCGAACAGCTTCTGCGCCTCATCCAGTCCATCCCATCCCCCAAAGCCGAACCCTTCAAGCGCTGGCTCGCCAAAGTCGGATACGAGCGCCTTGAGGAAATCGAGAACCCTGAACTCGCCGCCAAGCGCACACGCGAAATCTACGAATTAAAGGGTTACTCGGAAGAATGGATCGAAAAACGCCTGCGCGGCATCGCCGTCCGCGACGAACTCACCGACGAATGGAAAAAGCGCGGCGTCAAACAAGGCAAGGAATTCGCCATCCTCACGGCCGAAATCAGCAAAGCCACCTTCGGCATGACCCCATCCGAGTACAAAGAGTTCAAGGCGCTTTCCAACCCCAAGGAAAACCTCCGCGACCACATGACCGACCTCGAACTCATCTTCACCATGCTCGGCGAGGCATCCACCACCGAGATCGCCAAGAAACGCAATGCCCTTGGATTCCCGGAAAACAAAAAGGCTGCGGAAGACGGCGGTTCCGTCGCCGGCAAAGCCCGCAAAGACCTCGAAAAGCAAAGCGGCAAGCGCATTTCCACACGAGAGAACTTCAAGGAACCACCCGAATCCCGAAATCGAATCCCCAAAAGCTGA